A window from Culex pipiens pallens isolate TS chromosome 3, TS_CPP_V2, whole genome shotgun sequence encodes these proteins:
- the LOC120423935 gene encoding opsin-1-like: MASYAAAWKAAEAVVNLTVVDKVPADMLHMVDSHWYQFPPMNPLWHAMLGWAIFFLCLISVIGNGMVVYIFTNTRTLRTPSNLLVVNLAFSDFLMMFTMGPPMVINCYYETWVFGAFACEVYGMFGSLFGCVSIWTMTMIAFDRYNVIVKGLSAKPLTNNGALVQIFGVWFASLGWTLAPFFGWNRYVPEGNMSACGTDYLTDTMLSRSYILVYSMFVYFAPLLLIIYSYIFIIKAVSAHEKNMREQAKKMNVASLRSQETQSTSTEMKLAKVALVTISLWFMAWTPYLIINYTGIFKAAPITPLATIWGSLFAKANAVYNPIVYGISHPKYRAALYQKFPALSCSDSVEDTQSMASAETTVAEKTAA, from the coding sequence ATGGCCTCGTACGCAGCAGCATGGAAGGCAGCCGAAGCGGTGGTCAACCTGACCGTGGTGGACAAGGTTCCGGCGGATATGCTGCACATGGTGGACTCCCACTGGTACCAGTTTCCGCCGATGAACCCGCTGTGGCACGCGATGCTCGGATGGGCCATCTTCTTCCTGTGCCTGATCTCGGTGATCGGCAACGGAATGGTCGTGTACATCTTCACCAACACCAGGACGCTCCGGACCCCCTCCAACCTGCTAGTGGTCAATCTGGCCTTCTCGGACTTCCTGATGATGTTTACGATGGGACCGCCGATGGTGATCAACTGCTATTACGAGACCTGGGTGTTTGGAGCGTTCGCTTGCGAGGTCTACGGCATGTTTGGATCGCTGTTTGGCTGTGTCTCGATCTGGACCATGACTATGATTGCCTTTGATCGTTACAACGTTATTGTTAAGGGTCTTTCGGCCAAACCTCTGACCAACAACGGGGCGCTGGTGCAAATCTTTGGCGTTTGGTTCGCGTCTCTGGGCTGGACGTTGGCTCCGTTCTTCGGCTGGAACCGGTACGTCCCAGAGGGCAACATGAGTGCCTGCGGAACCGACTACCTCACCGACACCATGCTGAGCCGTTCGTACATCCTGGTCTACTCGATGTTCGTGTACTTTGCGCCACTGCTCCTGATCATCTACTCGTACATCTTCATCATCAAGGCCGTGTCCGCCCACGAGAAGAACATGCGCGAACAGGCCAAGAAGATGAACGTGGCCTCGCTCCGATCCCAGGAAACGCAAAGCACCAGCACCGAGATGAAACTGGCCAAGGTCGCCCTGGTCACCATCTCGCTCTGGTTCATGGCCTGGACGCCGTATCTGATCATCAACTACACCGGAATCTTCAAGGCCGCCCCGATCACGCCGCTGGCCACCATCTGGGGCTCGCTGTTCGCCAAGGCTAACGCCGTCTACAACCCGATCGTGTACGGAATCAGCCATCCCAAGTACCGTGCCGCGCTGTACCAGAAGTTCCCGGCGCTGTCCTGCAGCGACTCCGTCGAGGACACCCAATCGATGGCTTCCGCGGAAACTACCGTCGCCGAGAAGACTGCCGCCTAA